The stretch of DNA GATGGAACCTAGCAAAAATGCCTCTGCCCAAGTAAAATCAAGCAGATATTTTGCTACTGGAGCGATAGCTAGTGCAGTTAAAAAAACACCTAGTGTTGCAAGAGCCAAACCTCTACCAAAAATCGGTTTAATCGCTGCAAAATCAGTATCTAGCCCACCAGCATAAAGTATAAATATGAGTGCCAGCATGCCGACATTTTGAGCGATTACTTGGTCGTCAAAATTTACACCAAGCAGCCCGTCTGAGCCAGCCAGCATGCCAACACCTAAAAATATTATTAAAGATGGAATTCCAAATTTATCAGAGATATTACTAAGAAGAATACTAGTTATAAGCAAAACTGCAAAAAATAGTAGTAAATTCTCCAAACAAGCTCCACAAAATTATATTAAATCATGCTTTCAAAAGCTTCAAATTTTTCTTGATTTGAAAGCATTTCAAGCAATACACCGTAATTATCTTTTATCTCATCTTGAAGCTTAGTAGTAAGCTCTTTAGCGTTTCTTCCGTCTTTTGGATAGCTTACTATCAAATCAATTGGCTCAGCGTTTAAAAACTCTTGAATACCAGATAATAGTTCGCTAGCTCCTCTTTCATTTGTTCCATGAAGCACGACCACATAATGTTCATTCTCTCTTACAACGACGTCAGTTTGTCTTAAAAATTTTTCAAATAGTTCACTATACTCTTTAGTACTTGGCAAAGAAAAATATATCAAAGATAAATTTTTTGCATAATCTTTTACATTTTTATAACGATTTATAAAAGCTATCTCAAGATCTATTATTGATAAGATATCAACTGGTGAGAAAATTTTTGCTGCCATTTTTAGCCCTCTTTTGTTTATTATGTTTTATTTAAGTCACTATTATATCTTGTAAATTTTCAAAAACAAAGACATTCATTCCGTTTTTGTATTCATATCTAAATTTGAGCCCATGCGCTTCAAGTATATTGCTAACTATATATAAACCAAGACCAAAACTCTTTTGAGTATCCTCTCCTTTGATAAATGGCTGGACATAAAAGTCAAGATCATTTTTTAGCTTCTCACCTTGAGTTATAAATTTCATATGATCCTTGCTAACAACGATATTTACATGCTTATCAGTTGAATATTTTATGCCATTGTCTATCATATTTTTTATAGCGACTGAAAATAGCTTGAAATCAACAAGCACCCTAACCTCATCAAGCTCACTGATACCAACACACTCTTTTTCTACCATGGCTATATCGATAGCCTCATCGATGAGATCCCTCATAAAACATGGAGTTTTATTGCTAAGTCCTATTTTTGATGTTATCTGCTCTATCGCTGCAAGTTCGTTTATTAAATTTTCAAGCTTGTGAAAGACAGAGATTAGCCTTTCTTGATTTTTACTTTTTTCTATCATTTGAGCTGCTATTAGGCCTTTTGTGATAGGAGTTTTTAGCTCGTGCATGATATTTCTTAAGAAAAGATGCCTTGAGTCATTAAGCGCCTTGATCTGACAAACTGCCTCATAAAATGCCTCTGAAACTTCAGAAATTTCATCCTTGCCGTTGCCAACATTTTGTACGCCGTCAAGCTCACCATTTGCAAATTTTACGATCTGACGCTTTAGCTTTCTAAGCGGTTTTATCTTATAGATAACAAAAATGTAAGCACCTAACAAAATGACCGCAACCACCAAAAAAACAGCCTTTATCACCTCGTATCTGTAAGGCTGAAATTCCTTATCCATTAAAAGCTTTAGCTCGTCTAAATGCTCAATCCTTAAGTAGTGGTGCTTGTCATAAAGCAAGATCGCACTTGAGCCTAGATCGCTTGAAATTTCTTCTAAAACGGTTGCTTGCTTTAAAATTTCATCCTTTTTCTTCTCGTCTTTTATCTCTGGCATATCGATATTTGAAAGTTGGCGGTCGTACTGAGTTTTATTTATGATGCCACCCATATAAAACAAATTTGTCCTAGCGACGTTTGAGTATTTGTTATTTAGCTCTCTTGTATAGTTTTGCTTATCAAAGCCCATGAGCCACAAAAAGGCTAGAAATATCGAAACAAGCGCAAGGGCAAAGATAAAAGTTATGGTTATAAAAATAGACGATCTTGGCATCAAAGAACCAATTTATAGCCGATACCACGGATCGCGTGGATGTATTTTGGCTCTTTTGGATTTTCATTTAGTTTTTGGCGAATCCTGCCGATGATGACGTCAATACTTTTGTTTGAGCTATCTTCATTTATGCTCTCGCAGTTATAGATGAGTTCCTCTCTAGTAACCGCTCCGCCCTCTTTTAAAAGTAGATATTTTAAGATGTCGTATTCTGCGGCAGTTAAATTTAGCACGTTTCCTTTAAATAAAATTTCATGTTCAAACTCTTTTAAAACCAGGTCCTTATTTAAATTTCTCGCCTCAATTGCTGGGGTGATACTCTGCCTTCTTAGATGACTTTTGATACGAGCCAAAAGCTCTTGTGGGTCATATGGCTTTGGCAAATAATCATCCGCTCCATTATCAAGAGCATTTACCTTATCCGTTATATCATGTCTTGCACTTGATATGATAATAGGAATATTGTGATTTTTCCTGATCTCTTTACAAACTTCTAATCCGTCCATACCAGGCAATGTAAGATCTAGTATAACTAGGTCAAATTTACTTGTATTTAGCGTAGATAGTCCGATATATGGCTCTTCGGCAGTCACTACTTCAATATCATAGTTTTCTAGATATTCGGTTAAAATTTCAGCAAGCTCCATATCATCTTCTATCATTAAAATTCTAGTCATGATCTTTCCTGTTGTAAATTTATTTTTAAGGATTATAGCAGATTAAGATTTTAAAAATTTAAAAGGGTTAAGAGCTGAAATTTCAGCTCTTAGATGATTATTTTATAACAAGGCCTTGTATAATACCACCGCGATTTATCCACACTAGTGTCTTTTTACCTTTTGTGTTTTTGACCGTATTTGCAAATGTTTGAAGATCTTTTATGCTCTCTTCACCAACTTGAACGATCACGTCGCCTCTTTCAAAGCCAAAGTCTTCAGCCTTTGAGCCTGATTTTACATCAGTTACTAGCACACCTTGAGTATCTGGGCTGATTTTGTATTTATATCTTATCTCATCACTTAGATTACTAACGCTAAGTCCTTCGATTATAATGCTTTTTGCTATGTCTTTTGAATTGTGATCAGCGTTTGCAAGCTTGATTTTTGCATTCATTATTTTATTTGATCGCTCGTAAGTTATATCAACACTACTATTTGGAGTTAGTGAACCGATGAAATTTTTAAGATCATTTGCGTTTTTAATAGCTTTATCATTAGCTGATATAACCAAATCGCCTCTTTTTAGCCCAGCCTCATCTGCTGGCATGCCTTGCTCTACGCCGCTTATTAAAGCACCCTCTTTATTTGTGTAAAGCTCTTTTTGCTCATCAGTTAAATTTGCAATCGTAACTCCGATAAAGCCACGTTCGATCTTGCCGTCAGTTATCAGCTTTTTAGCGATATCTTTGACCATATTTGATGGGATTGCAAAACCAATGCCGTTGTTGCCACCACTTTTTGAAAGTATGGCTGAGTTTATTCCGACTAAATATCCCCTACTATCAACCAAAGCTCCACCTGAATTTCCTGGGTTTATCGAAGCATCTGTTTGGATAAAATTTTCATATTGATTAAGGCCGATATTATCTTTATTTAGCCCTGAAATGATACCTTGAGTGATACTTTCACCAACGCCAAATGGATTACCTATTGCAAATACGACGTCTGCATCAAGCAGCTTTGATGAGTCCGCAAAAGTGATCACATTTAGTCCGTTTGCCTCTATCTTTACGACGGCTAGATCGGTTTTTGGATCACTTCCTATTAGCTTTGCTTTATACTCTTTGCCGCCATTTGCAAGAGTTACAACTATTTGATCACTGTCTTCTATAACGTGATTATTTGTAACGATATATCCATCATTTGAGATAATAACGCCAGAGCCAAGCGAAGTAGTTTTTTCTTTTTCTTTTGGTTTTGCAAAGTTAAATCCAAAAAATTCATTGAAGAAAGGGTCATTAAACATCTGCTCAATACCAGCGTTATTTACCGTTTTTGTAGTTGAAATATTTACAACTGAAAGCTTTGCCTGAGCGATCGAGTCATAATAAGAAAGTACGCTATTTTTATCGCTAAGTGGCGAGACTCTCGTGATATTAGAGTTAGCTTCATTAAATTTAATATCAGCCCCCACTAAAAAAGAAGCTGCTGCTAATGAAATTAGCACAATCTTTTTCATTTTTTTCCTTTAATCTAAAAATTTTTGCAAATTATAAATATAGTGAAAAAATAAAATCTTAACACTTTTTCTTGTTATTAAACAAAAATAAACTTGACTTGCATAGACTAAAGCTTTATGATATAATCCGTATCAAAAGAATATAAGGAGAATATATGAGTGAAAGCTTATATGAGACTTTAGGGGTTTCAAAGGGTGCCTCAAGCGACGAGATAAAAAAAGCTTATAGAAAACTTGCCAGAAAATATCACCCAGACATCAACAAAGACCCCGGAGCAGAAGATAAATTTAAAGAGATAAATGCTGCTTATGAAATTTTAAGCGACGATAAAAAACGAGCTCAATACGACCAGTACGGCGATACTATGTTTGGCGGTCAAAATTTCCACGACTTTGCTAGTAGTTCAGCCGATATGGGCGATCTAAATGAAATTTTAAAGAATATCTTCTCAGGTAGCTTTGGCGGCGGTGGAGCTAAATTTAGCAGCGGATTTGGTAGCAATTTTGGAGGATTTGACGGATTTAGTAGTGGTGGATTTGGCTTTGGCGGAGCTGATCTAGACGTAAATGCAAAAATTTCTATACCATTTGACGTAGCTGTAACTGGCGGTGAACATAAGATAAATTTTAATGGCGAAAGCATTAAGATAAAAATTCCAAGCGGCATAGAAGGCGGCGAGAAGCTTCGTGTAAAAGGCAAAGGCAAGAGTACTGGTGGTCAAAAAGGCGATCTTATACTTGCTATTAGCGTTGAGCCAAGCGACGAATATGAAAGAGTCGGAGACGATCTTTATAAAGATATAGAAATTCCACTAAAAACTATGCTTTTTGGCGGAAAAGTCAATGTACATACTTACAAAAAAGATGTCACGATTAAAATCGCTGAGAACTCAAAAACAGGCACAAAGATCCGCTTAAAAGGATATGGTGTGCAAAATAGAAAGAGCGGAATTTATGGGAATCTTTACTTAAAAGCCAGGGTAAAACTTCCAAATATCAGTGAGCTTGATGAAGGCTTAGTAAAAGAGTTAAAAGAGAAATTACCGGAGTAAAAAAATGCAAAATTATGAAGAACCACTTTTTTTAATAAGCGTTGTTGCAAAGGTTTTAAGCATACATCCACAAACTTTAAGACAGTATGAAAGAGAGGGACTTATCGAGCCATCAAGAACAGATGGCAAGATGAGGCTCTACTCACAAAAAGACGTTGATCGCGTAAAAACTATACTAAATTTAACCCGCGAACTAGGTGTAAATTTAGCCGGCGTTGATGTGATACTTCAGTTGAAAGAAAAAATTGACGATTTAGAATCAACTATTGATGAGCTAAATAAAAAATTGCACGAAGCTACCAGCCAAACTAGCACAAAAAGATCGCTCGTAAAGAGAAAAAATAGCTTTGATCTAGTCTTTTATGAAGGTAAAAAATAATTTATGGAACAAATTTTAGAAGGTTTCTTGCTTGTTGCAGCGATCTCAGTCGCATTAAACGTCATTTTTAAAAAATTTCAGATACCAACCATCATCGGCTACATCGTAACAGGTACGCTTATATCAGAATTTTTCAACCTAAAAAGCAATGATGAAATTTCCCATATCGCGGAATTTGGTATCGCATTTTTGATGTTTACCATTGGGCTTGAGTTTAGTTTTAAACACTTAATGGGTATGAAAAAAGAGGTCTTTTTAAATGGCGGCTTACAGGTTTGTTTAAGTGGCTTTATAATGGGTGTGATGCTTTATTATGCCCTTCACTTAAAAGACGAAACAGCACTTATTGCAGGTCTTGCGCTTGCACTCTCATCAACTGCGATCGTGCTAAAGACACTAAACGATAGTGGCGATGTGAGTAAAATTTACGGCAGAAAAGCACTTGGAATTTTACTATTTCAAGATATTGCAGTCATTCCTATTTTGCTTATGATAGATATGTTTAGCTCGCAAGATGCTTCAATAAATGAGCTTTTGCTAAAGACATTTACAAGTGCGATTATTCTTATTGTTGTGCTATTTTTACTTGGCAAATATGTCATCAACTGGATATTTTATAAAGTTATTCAAACAAATTCGCAAGAGGTTTTTATAGCTACGATTTTATTTATGGTCGTTGGCTCTAGCACTTTGGCTCACTTTTTTGGCTTCTCATACTCTTTGGGTGCGTTTTTAGCCGGTATGATGATGGCAGAGACACAGTATAAACACCAAATCGAAGTTGATCTCATACCTTTTAGAGATTTACTTCTTGGGCTATTTTTCATAACCGTTGGTATGCAGATAAATTTTGCTGTCGTCGTCTCAAACATCTGGCTTGTTCTTGGCCTAGTATTTAGTGTCATGGTGATAAAAGCAGTTGTCGTTTTTGCTATCTTAAACATCTACTTAAAGCGAAGAGTTGCTGCAAAAACCGCGCTTAGTGTTTGTCAAATAGGCGAATTTGCACTAGCTGTTTTTGGACTAATGACTACTAGAAATTTACTTGATATACAAACTGCTCAAATTTTTATCGCAGCCTCAGTTGTGTCGATGTTTGCTACGCCTTTTATACTTAAAAAACTAGACGCGATAGCAGACCTCATAGAACGTGAGATCGTTGTTGAACCGAATGAAACTCTAAAGCCGCAAAAAATAAAAAATCACATCGTAGTCTTTGGCTATGAAAGGCTTGGGCAAGAGGTCGTTTTGAGACTAAAAGAGACAAAGCTTTTATATCTTGTGCTTGATAATGATATTAGTCTAGTTGAGCTTGGTAGGAGCCGCGGGGAAAATGTATTTTTAGGTAACGTTCTTCAAAGTCACACACTTGAAAATGCCTGCCTAAGCGATGCAGCTGCTGTTATTATAACTGTTAACAATGAGCAAAGAGTGGAGCTCATCGCGCAAAAGATAAAAGACTACGGCGTAAATACCCAAACTATAATAAAAATAAATGGTGAGGGTAATAAAGATATTTTTGGTGAGTTAAGTAAAAATTTCCACCTAATAAACGAAGAGCGCGTCATGGCAAAAACACTCGTACACGAGGCTCTTCAATGCAAAATCGATCATGATATAAGAGCGTAAAAGTATAAATTTATCCTAGA from Campylobacter concisus encodes:
- a CDS encoding heat shock protein transcriptional repressor HspR, whose protein sequence is MQNYEEPLFLISVVAKVLSIHPQTLRQYEREGLIEPSRTDGKMRLYSQKDVDRVKTILNLTRELGVNLAGVDVILQLKEKIDDLESTIDELNKKLHEATSQTSTKRSLVKRKNSFDLVFYEGKK
- a CDS encoding DnaJ C-terminal domain-containing protein is translated as MSESLYETLGVSKGASSDEIKKAYRKLARKYHPDINKDPGAEDKFKEINAAYEILSDDKKRAQYDQYGDTMFGGQNFHDFASSSADMGDLNEILKNIFSGSFGGGGAKFSSGFGSNFGGFDGFSSGGFGFGGADLDVNAKISIPFDVAVTGGEHKINFNGESIKIKIPSGIEGGEKLRVKGKGKSTGGQKGDLILAISVEPSDEYERVGDDLYKDIEIPLKTMLFGGKVNVHTYKKDVTIKIAENSKTGTKIRLKGYGVQNRKSGIYGNLYLKARVKLPNISELDEGLVKELKEKLPE
- a CDS encoding response regulator transcription factor encodes the protein MTRILMIEDDMELAEILTEYLENYDIEVVTAEEPYIGLSTLNTSKFDLVILDLTLPGMDGLEVCKEIRKNHNIPIIISSARHDITDKVNALDNGADDYLPKPYDPQELLARIKSHLRRQSITPAIEARNLNKDLVLKEFEHEILFKGNVLNLTAAEYDILKYLLLKEGGAVTREELIYNCESINEDSSNKSIDVIIGRIRQKLNENPKEPKYIHAIRGIGYKLVL
- a CDS encoding cation:proton antiporter — protein: MEQILEGFLLVAAISVALNVIFKKFQIPTIIGYIVTGTLISEFFNLKSNDEISHIAEFGIAFLMFTIGLEFSFKHLMGMKKEVFLNGGLQVCLSGFIMGVMLYYALHLKDETALIAGLALALSSTAIVLKTLNDSGDVSKIYGRKALGILLFQDIAVIPILLMIDMFSSQDASINELLLKTFTSAIILIVVLFLLGKYVINWIFYKVIQTNSQEVFIATILFMVVGSSTLAHFFGFSYSLGAFLAGMMMAETQYKHQIEVDLIPFRDLLLGLFFITVGMQINFAVVVSNIWLVLGLVFSVMVIKAVVVFAILNIYLKRRVAAKTALSVCQIGEFALAVFGLMTTRNLLDIQTAQIFIAASVVSMFATPFILKKLDAIADLIEREIVVEPNETLKPQKIKNHIVVFGYERLGQEVVLRLKETKLLYLVLDNDISLVELGRSRGENVFLGNVLQSHTLENACLSDAAAVIITVNNEQRVELIAQKIKDYGVNTQTIIKINGEGNKDIFGELSKNFHLINEERVMAKTLVHEALQCKIDHDIRA
- a CDS encoding Do family serine endopeptidase; this encodes MKKIVLISLAAASFLVGADIKFNEANSNITRVSPLSDKNSVLSYYDSIAQAKLSVVNISTTKTVNNAGIEQMFNDPFFNEFFGFNFAKPKEKEKTTSLGSGVIISNDGYIVTNNHVIEDSDQIVVTLANGGKEYKAKLIGSDPKTDLAVVKIEANGLNVITFADSSKLLDADVVFAIGNPFGVGESITQGIISGLNKDNIGLNQYENFIQTDASINPGNSGGALVDSRGYLVGINSAILSKSGGNNGIGFAIPSNMVKDIAKKLITDGKIERGFIGVTIANLTDEQKELYTNKEGALISGVEQGMPADEAGLKRGDLVISANDKAIKNANDLKNFIGSLTPNSSVDITYERSNKIMNAKIKLANADHNSKDIAKSIIIEGLSVSNLSDEIRYKYKISPDTQGVLVTDVKSGSKAEDFGFERGDVIVQVGEESIKDLQTFANTVKNTKGKKTLVWINRGGIIQGLVIK
- a CDS encoding ArsS family sensor histidine kinase, encoding MPRSSIFITITFIFALALVSIFLAFLWLMGFDKQNYTRELNNKYSNVARTNLFYMGGIINKTQYDRQLSNIDMPEIKDEKKKDEILKQATVLEEISSDLGSSAILLYDKHHYLRIEHLDELKLLMDKEFQPYRYEVIKAVFLVVAVILLGAYIFVIYKIKPLRKLKRQIVKFANGELDGVQNVGNGKDEISEVSEAFYEAVCQIKALNDSRHLFLRNIMHELKTPITKGLIAAQMIEKSKNQERLISVFHKLENLINELAAIEQITSKIGLSNKTPCFMRDLIDEAIDIAMVEKECVGISELDEVRVLVDFKLFSVAIKNMIDNGIKYSTDKHVNIVVSKDHMKFITQGEKLKNDLDFYVQPFIKGEDTQKSFGLGLYIVSNILEAHGLKFRYEYKNGMNVFVFENLQDIIVT